One segment of Rubripirellula amarantea DNA contains the following:
- a CDS encoding response regulator, whose amino-acid sequence MNEKSNFRKDDPGSRNQPASIIVWDPSPLSLLALAGVLDSQGYRCICARDGESVIKALSMGRQDLIVCDVADDADAALATVAQVRQVVGYEQLPVVMIADSKWAGLEKKAEAATQATRCLFKPIDPNSLIAVVDQILWMPSLIDSHRRRGSRPSRPGWVTL is encoded by the coding sequence ATGAACGAAAAATCTAACTTCCGGAAGGACGATCCAGGAAGCCGAAATCAGCCAGCTTCGATCATCGTTTGGGATCCCAGTCCTCTATCGTTGCTTGCCCTCGCCGGCGTGCTTGATTCCCAGGGTTACCGGTGCATTTGTGCTCGAGATGGGGAATCGGTCATCAAAGCTCTGTCGATGGGCCGCCAAGATTTGATCGTCTGCGACGTCGCCGACGATGCGGATGCTGCTTTGGCAACCGTCGCCCAGGTTCGACAAGTCGTCGGCTATGAACAGTTGCCAGTCGTGATGATCGCGGATTCCAAGTGGGCGGGATTAGAAAAGAAGGCCGAAGCGGCGACTCAGGCGACTCGATGCCTGTTCAAGCCGATCGACCCCAATTCGCTCATCGCGGTAGTGGATCAAATTCTATGGATGCCATCCCTAATCGACAGCCACCGCCGTCGTGGCTCACGTCCTTCTCGACCGGGTTGGGTCACGCTTTAG
- the sucD gene encoding succinate--CoA ligase subunit alpha translates to MSILVDANTKVICQGITGNSGTFHSLGCRDYGTQMVGGVTPGKGGQNVEGIPVFDTVEEAVEQTGANATMIFVPPPFTADAILEAVDAGIKIIAAITEGVPVIDMVRVYEKVKASDSILIGPNCPGLITPGACKIGIMPGYIHKPGKVGVMSRSGTLTYESVWQTSNLGLGQSTCVGLGGDPIVGTSFIDLLKMYQEDDQTEAILMIGEIGGTAEEEAAAFAKEHVTKPMAAFIAGRTAPPGKRMGHAGAIISGGKGTATEKVAALEDAGIVVAPTPADMGDAVVKAMSK, encoded by the coding sequence ATGAGCATCCTGGTCGACGCCAATACGAAAGTTATCTGCCAAGGGATCACTGGCAATTCGGGAACGTTCCACTCACTTGGTTGCCGTGACTACGGCACGCAGATGGTTGGTGGAGTCACACCTGGAAAAGGTGGCCAAAACGTCGAAGGCATTCCTGTTTTTGACACCGTCGAAGAAGCCGTTGAGCAGACCGGTGCGAACGCGACAATGATTTTTGTCCCACCGCCCTTCACTGCCGATGCAATCCTTGAAGCGGTCGACGCAGGAATCAAGATCATTGCTGCGATCACCGAAGGCGTGCCTGTCATCGACATGGTTCGAGTCTACGAAAAGGTCAAAGCGAGTGATTCGATACTGATCGGTCCTAATTGTCCCGGCTTGATTACGCCCGGTGCTTGCAAGATCGGCATCATGCCCGGTTACATTCACAAGCCTGGTAAGGTTGGTGTGATGAGCCGGTCGGGAACGTTGACTTACGAATCCGTTTGGCAAACTAGCAATCTAGGCCTCGGTCAAAGTACCTGCGTCGGACTTGGCGGTGACCCTATTGTTGGGACCAGCTTTATCGACCTGCTGAAGATGTACCAGGAAGATGACCAAACCGAAGCAATCTTGATGATCGGTGAAATTGGCGGAACCGCAGAAGAAGAAGCTGCTGCGTTTGCCAAGGAACACGTCACCAAGCCAATGGCTGCTTTCATTGCCGGACGCACCGCACCGCCCGGAAAGCGAATGGGTCACGCCGGCGCGATCATCAGCGGCGGTAAGGGAACGGCTACCGAGAAGGTTGCTGCTCTTGAAGACGCTGGAATCGTCGTTGCACCGACCCCGGCCGACATGGGCGACGCAGTCGTCAAGGCAATGTCGAAGTAA
- the sucC gene encoding ADP-forming succinate--CoA ligase subunit beta, with translation MKIHEYQGKALFRQSGVPVLEGIMAKTPDDAVAAYEKLGGKIAVVKAQIHAGGRGKGTIKDNADQRGVVVCKSADEVRAAAAALIGKTLVTIQTGEEGKVVNQIFVEAGCDIARELYLGIVVDRAAMKPVLMVSTEGGVEIETVAEETPELIFKEHFDPAVGLEAFQVRKLCKKLGITGAAAKAASKFMPAICRFFVDFDCSMCEINPLVITGDEQMVALDAKIDFDSNALFRHKDLLELRDLSEEEPSEVRASESGLSYVKLEGNIGCLVNGAGLAMSTMDIIKYHGGQPANFLDVGGGANAQQVTEAFRILLSDPNCKGVLVNIFGGIARCTTIASAIIEASKTVGFTVPLVVRLEGTEVEEGRKMLAESDVDIITATDITDAAEKIVAATK, from the coding sequence ATGAAGATCCACGAATATCAGGGCAAAGCGCTCTTTCGCCAGTCTGGCGTTCCCGTTCTCGAAGGCATCATGGCAAAAACGCCAGATGATGCAGTCGCCGCCTACGAAAAACTTGGCGGCAAAATCGCTGTCGTGAAAGCTCAAATTCACGCCGGCGGCCGTGGCAAAGGGACCATCAAAGACAACGCCGATCAACGCGGTGTTGTGGTCTGCAAAAGTGCCGACGAAGTTCGCGCTGCCGCCGCCGCATTGATCGGAAAAACTCTCGTCACGATTCAAACCGGCGAGGAAGGCAAAGTTGTCAACCAAATCTTTGTGGAAGCTGGTTGCGATATCGCTCGCGAACTCTACCTCGGTATCGTGGTCGACCGAGCGGCCATGAAGCCGGTGTTGATGGTCAGCACCGAAGGTGGCGTCGAAATTGAGACCGTTGCTGAAGAGACGCCCGAGCTGATTTTCAAAGAGCACTTTGATCCTGCTGTGGGGCTGGAAGCGTTTCAAGTTCGCAAGCTTTGCAAGAAGCTCGGTATCACCGGTGCGGCTGCGAAAGCAGCATCGAAGTTCATGCCCGCGATCTGCCGTTTCTTTGTAGATTTCGACTGTTCGATGTGCGAGATCAATCCTTTGGTCATTACTGGTGACGAGCAAATGGTCGCCTTGGATGCCAAGATTGACTTTGATTCCAATGCACTGTTTCGACACAAAGATCTGCTCGAATTGCGTGACCTTTCGGAAGAAGAGCCATCCGAGGTTCGAGCTAGTGAATCAGGTCTCAGTTACGTCAAGCTTGAGGGCAACATTGGCTGCCTCGTTAATGGTGCCGGCCTTGCCATGTCCACGATGGACATCATCAAGTACCACGGTGGCCAACCGGCCAACTTCTTGGATGTCGGCGGCGGAGCCAACGCGCAACAAGTCACCGAAGCGTTTCGTATTTTGCTTTCGGATCCCAATTGCAAAGGCGTGTTGGTGAACATCTTTGGCGGTATCGCGCGTTGCACAACGATCGCTTCTGCGATCATCGAAGCCAGCAAGACGGTTGGATTCACCGTCCCGTTGGTAGTGCGACTCGAAGGTACCGAGGTCGAAGAGGGTCGCAAAATGCTTGCCGAAAGCGATGTCGACATCATCACGGCCACCGACATCACGGATGCGGCAGAAAAAATCGTCGCTGCAACCAAGTAG
- a CDS encoding DUF1559 domain-containing protein, whose translation MKTPTPKIQSLKLQYPTPKLQVRSGFTLIELLVVIAIIGVLVGMLLPAVQAAREAARRMSCSNNFKQLGIGVHNYHAAFKRIPKHGTGTNAAHRDRLRTNDWELSFLVGLLPFVEQQGLWDEISSPQLIAGPPPIQFPAMGPRPESVDYEPWMTEVPMLRCPSDPGVGLPSMGRTNYAACLGDATDYVDSGGWVYQNGEWTHAFYANARASNRGTFVLRTDMRFRDILDGLSNTIMCGEIKTDIGDRDVSTSASENLGWGGPGVHDTANLCYVQRDLERPTFWSPAGSPSAPVIDSDESNRRGYRWASVRELMTGFNTILPPNREVCMGAGWASTGQIPASSRHPGGCHVLMGDGAVVFVTESIDAGSDEGGTVILGGNGPRASGNKSPFGLWGALGTRASSETIDIEL comes from the coding sequence ATGAAAACTCCAACGCCGAAAATTCAATCGCTGAAACTTCAGTATCCAACGCCGAAGTTGCAAGTTCGATCCGGATTCACTCTGATCGAGTTGCTTGTTGTGATCGCGATCATTGGTGTTCTGGTCGGAATGTTATTACCGGCTGTGCAAGCAGCTCGAGAAGCTGCGCGGCGAATGAGTTGCAGCAATAATTTCAAGCAACTTGGCATTGGGGTTCACAACTACCATGCGGCATTCAAAAGGATTCCCAAACATGGAACAGGAACCAATGCCGCGCACCGTGATCGGCTTCGTACGAACGATTGGGAACTCAGTTTCTTGGTTGGTTTATTGCCGTTCGTCGAACAGCAAGGACTCTGGGACGAAATCAGTAGCCCGCAATTGATTGCTGGGCCGCCGCCGATTCAATTTCCAGCGATGGGGCCTCGTCCTGAAAGCGTCGACTACGAACCTTGGATGACGGAAGTGCCCATGTTGCGTTGCCCCAGCGACCCCGGGGTAGGTCTGCCATCGATGGGACGCACCAACTACGCCGCGTGCCTGGGGGATGCGACTGACTACGTCGACAGCGGCGGATGGGTTTACCAAAATGGCGAATGGACACATGCCTTCTATGCCAACGCAAGAGCGTCCAACCGTGGCACGTTCGTGCTGCGAACGGATATGCGATTTCGAGACATTCTTGATGGTCTTTCCAACACGATCATGTGTGGCGAAATTAAAACAGACATTGGCGATCGAGATGTTTCAACGTCCGCGTCCGAGAACCTTGGTTGGGGCGGACCCGGTGTTCATGACACCGCTAACCTGTGCTACGTGCAACGCGATCTGGAACGCCCTACGTTCTGGTCACCCGCCGGATCACCCAGTGCTCCCGTCATTGATTCTGACGAGTCAAACCGTCGTGGGTATCGTTGGGCATCGGTTCGTGAGTTAATGACAGGGTTCAACACAATCTTGCCTCCCAATCGCGAAGTTTGCATGGGAGCCGGTTGGGCGTCGACGGGACAAATACCAGCCAGCAGTCGCCATCCAGGCGGATGCCACGTTTTGATGGGCGACGGAGCTGTCGTTTTCGTGACTGAGTCCATCGATGCGGGAAGCGATGAAGGGGGAACGGTTATCCTGGGCGGAAACGGACCCCGGGCCTCTGGCAACAAGAGCCCATTCGGGCTGTGGGGAGCGTTGGGAACGCGAGCAAGCTCCGAAACGATTGACATAGAGCTGTAG
- the lysS gene encoding lysine--tRNA ligase produces the protein MTNEGEKDLLDPRVARREKLNKIIERGIDPFGQRFDNRDLIGDCIARGNEVKWVKEDGTEVPLPDFTDESLDYRKWKTDNGPGEETGPTVRVSGRIMLQRGQGKLFFLSLRDWTGDLQIFIGKGQVGEEAFELAKLFDLGDLVGAEGRLGRTNTGELTVFAEKLFFHTKMLEVPPEKHAGLTNPELRQRMRYADLAFNDGVIKTFMDRTKIIKSIRQTLDDQGFCEVEGPTLHTIAGGAAARPFETHHNALDMPLTMRIALELHLKRLMVGGMERVYEMGRVYRNEGISPRHNPEFTMIELYQAYGDYRSMMDLTEKIIIDAIDRIGGGYKRPFGDKIVDFTPPFRRATYAELFQDATGIDPADDAAVLDLAKKLKLDTANKHLDVVRNEIFEEKVEDSLTGPIFVIDYPASICPLTKRKADNPAIAERFEMFILGMELANAYTELNDPDLQEDLFKTQLEGQDEEDSMAKMDHDFVRALRYAMPPAGGLGIGIDRLVMLLTNKKSIRDVILFPLLRPESE, from the coding sequence ATGACCAACGAAGGCGAAAAAGACCTGCTTGACCCCCGCGTGGCCCGACGCGAGAAGTTGAACAAGATCATTGAACGGGGAATCGACCCGTTCGGCCAACGCTTTGACAATCGCGACTTGATTGGCGACTGTATCGCCCGCGGTAACGAAGTGAAGTGGGTCAAAGAAGACGGTACGGAAGTCCCTTTGCCCGATTTCACCGACGAATCGCTCGACTATCGAAAATGGAAGACTGACAACGGGCCCGGTGAAGAAACGGGCCCGACCGTACGTGTTTCGGGACGCATCATGCTCCAGCGAGGGCAGGGCAAACTGTTCTTTCTTTCCTTGCGGGATTGGACTGGCGACCTGCAGATTTTCATCGGTAAAGGGCAAGTCGGCGAAGAGGCGTTTGAACTCGCCAAGCTGTTTGACTTGGGCGACTTGGTTGGCGCCGAAGGACGGCTGGGACGAACCAACACGGGTGAACTCACCGTGTTTGCAGAAAAGTTGTTTTTCCACACCAAGATGTTGGAAGTGCCTCCGGAAAAGCACGCCGGACTTACGAATCCAGAATTGCGTCAACGCATGCGATACGCCGACTTGGCGTTCAACGATGGCGTTATCAAAACGTTCATGGATCGCACGAAAATCATCAAGTCGATTCGCCAAACGCTTGACGATCAAGGGTTCTGCGAAGTTGAAGGCCCGACGCTGCACACGATCGCCGGGGGCGCAGCAGCACGACCCTTTGAAACTCATCACAACGCATTGGATATGCCGCTAACAATGCGGATCGCGCTTGAATTGCACTTGAAGCGATTGATGGTTGGCGGCATGGAACGTGTCTACGAAATGGGCCGCGTCTATCGCAACGAAGGGATTAGCCCTCGTCATAATCCCGAGTTCACAATGATCGAGCTGTACCAGGCCTACGGCGACTACCGATCGATGATGGACCTAACCGAAAAGATTATCATCGATGCGATTGACCGTATTGGCGGCGGATACAAGCGCCCATTCGGTGATAAGATTGTTGACTTCACGCCGCCGTTCAGGCGAGCCACGTATGCGGAACTGTTCCAAGACGCCACCGGTATTGATCCTGCGGATGACGCTGCCGTGTTAGATCTGGCTAAGAAGTTGAAACTTGATACGGCCAACAAGCACTTGGACGTGGTCCGCAATGAGATCTTCGAAGAAAAGGTCGAGGACTCGCTAACAGGTCCAATCTTCGTCATTGACTATCCCGCTAGCATTTGCCCGTTGACGAAGCGAAAAGCCGATAATCCGGCAATTGCCGAGCGTTTCGAGATGTTCATTTTGGGTATGGAACTCGCCAACGCCTACACCGAACTGAACGACCCAGATCTGCAAGAAGATCTGTTCAAAACGCAACTCGAAGGACAAGACGAAGAGGACTCGATGGCCAAGATGGACCATGACTTCGTCCGGGCCCTGCGTTATGCGATGCCGCCCGCCGGCGGACTTGGCATCGGCATCGACCGCTTGGTGATGCTGCTGACGAATAAGAAGTCCATTCGTGATGTGATTTTGTTCCCACTATTGCGTCCTGAATCTGAATAG
- a CDS encoding UxaA family hydrolase codes for MSKVNESAASHGVIHLRPVDNVAIATATLAAGTTLWLSGREICVNRSIPAGHKFAVASIPSGLPVIKYGCPIGNATAAVFCGDHVHTHNLTDHHVVSNDLTTVSPPSPPTKLSRTFDGFHRADGRVGTRNYVALISTVNCSASVCHKVAERFDQQRMKRWPNVDGVFAATHTTGCAMQFNGIKQKMLGRVLAGYSRHPNVGACLILGLGCEQTTAGYLTEHQGIVSLYAPSGEKLTRDDGIPIMTMQSEGGTRATIAKAETFVEQLLDRANMFTRAPADASALVVGTECGGSDGYSGLTANPAVGVVSDRVVACGGTSVISETTELYGAEHLLVARSRTPEVAQKLLDRIQWWKDYVAMYDGQIDNNPSAGNKAGGLTTITEKSLGAVSKSGSTTLEEVYEYATPITSKGLVVMDSPGFDPASVTGKVAGGANLVLFTTGRGSCFGCKPTPVIKIATNSAMYESMRDDMDLNAGTLLEGRDLQDVGEEFFDFALEVASGRKTCSEELGLGDHEFVPWTVGPTL; via the coding sequence ATGAGCAAAGTAAATGAATCGGCAGCCAGCCATGGTGTCATTCACCTGCGTCCGGTCGACAACGTCGCCATTGCGACCGCAACCCTAGCTGCGGGAACCACACTTTGGCTCTCCGGACGAGAAATTTGCGTCAACCGCTCGATTCCCGCCGGACACAAGTTTGCCGTCGCAAGCATCCCATCGGGTCTTCCCGTCATCAAATACGGCTGTCCCATCGGTAATGCAACTGCCGCGGTCTTTTGCGGCGACCACGTTCACACCCATAACTTGACGGACCACCACGTTGTTTCCAACGACTTAACGACCGTTTCGCCTCCATCGCCGCCAACCAAATTAAGCCGGACCTTCGACGGTTTCCATCGCGCCGACGGCCGCGTAGGGACTCGCAACTACGTGGCTTTGATTTCAACGGTCAACTGCAGTGCGTCAGTATGCCACAAGGTCGCCGAGCGATTTGATCAGCAGCGGATGAAACGCTGGCCCAATGTCGATGGAGTTTTTGCGGCCACTCACACGACTGGCTGCGCGATGCAATTCAACGGCATCAAGCAAAAAATGCTCGGCCGAGTTCTTGCTGGCTATTCTCGACACCCCAACGTCGGCGCGTGCTTGATTCTGGGGCTCGGGTGCGAACAAACCACGGCGGGTTACTTGACTGAGCATCAGGGTATCGTGTCGCTTTACGCCCCCAGCGGTGAAAAGCTAACTCGCGATGATGGCATTCCGATCATGACCATGCAAAGTGAGGGTGGGACTCGTGCGACCATCGCCAAGGCAGAAACCTTCGTAGAACAATTACTCGATCGAGCGAACATGTTCACACGAGCACCAGCCGATGCCTCGGCATTGGTGGTTGGCACCGAGTGCGGTGGCAGCGACGGTTATTCGGGACTCACCGCTAACCCAGCAGTCGGCGTGGTGTCCGATCGAGTCGTGGCCTGTGGTGGCACGTCGGTGATTTCCGAAACCACCGAGCTCTACGGTGCCGAACACCTGCTGGTCGCTCGCAGCCGCACACCAGAGGTTGCCCAAAAGTTGCTCGACCGAATCCAATGGTGGAAAGACTATGTGGCGATGTACGACGGACAGATCGACAACAACCCATCGGCAGGCAACAAAGCTGGTGGACTTACCACGATCACCGAAAAATCACTAGGTGCGGTTTCGAAAAGCGGATCAACAACGCTTGAAGAAGTCTACGAGTACGCTACCCCGATCACATCCAAGGGATTGGTCGTGATGGATTCACCGGGATTTGACCCGGCTAGCGTGACGGGTAAAGTCGCCGGGGGCGCAAACTTAGTCTTGTTCACGACCGGCCGTGGTAGCTGTTTCGGATGTAAACCTACACCGGTGATCAAGATCGCGACCAACTCGGCGATGTACGAATCGATGCGTGACGACATGGACCTTAACGCCGGAACCTTACTGGAAGGCCGCGACTTACAAGATGTTGGCGAAGAGTTTTTTGACTTTGCCTTGGAAGTGGCCAGTGGCCGAAAAACATGCAGCGAAGAACTGGGGTTGGGCGACCACGAGTTCGTACCATGGACGGTCGGGCCAACACTCTAG
- a CDS encoding ABC transporter permease, giving the protein MYRLLLCFRYLRTRYIALASIISVTLGVATLIVVNSVMAGFSVEMHERLHGLASDILIECHTSGGMPDPDAHLREIKKVCGDQLAGSSVSVHVPAMLGIDFGGQLITRHVNLVGIDAETYDDVSHFGRYLLHPENKDSATFDLRDGGYAPDRDSFPRSGWEYRRMRTIYERELALEQKRVDALSHSPTADSIPSGPSFGFAAPDVLRERTDGQVAEEFDPMIDQYPGLVLGISTCSIRYRDAENNVSDRYYCRPGDDVRMMFPNAGDDTKVVNQRFTVVDMYESGMSEYDSTFAFCRLDQLQDFRGMVDPGTGARSVTTIQLKLVEGASLNAVRDALRKRFPPDVYAYDIQTWRDMQGPLLAAVRLETTILNILLFLIIAVAGFGILATFFMIVVEKTRDIGTLKALGASSGGVMSIFLSYGLLLGIVGSGAGLIGGLIFVDNINAIAGVIEKITGQEVFDPTVYYFTEIPTIIHPFTMVWVMLGAVAIAAMASVLPALRAARMHPVRALRFE; this is encoded by the coding sequence ATGTATCGTTTGTTATTGTGTTTCCGTTATCTACGGACCCGTTACATCGCACTGGCTTCGATTATCAGCGTCACGCTGGGCGTTGCGACCCTGATTGTGGTCAACAGTGTTATGGCCGGTTTTTCCGTAGAAATGCACGAACGTTTGCATGGCTTGGCGTCCGATATCCTGATCGAATGCCATACCAGTGGCGGAATGCCCGATCCCGATGCTCATCTGCGTGAAATCAAGAAAGTCTGCGGCGATCAACTCGCTGGCAGTTCCGTTTCAGTTCACGTTCCTGCGATGTTGGGAATCGACTTTGGCGGTCAATTGATCACTCGCCATGTGAACCTAGTCGGCATTGACGCAGAAACCTACGACGACGTCAGCCACTTCGGCCGCTATCTGCTGCACCCAGAAAACAAAGACTCCGCTACCTTTGACCTGCGTGATGGTGGCTATGCTCCCGATCGTGATTCGTTCCCACGCAGCGGATGGGAATACCGCAGGATGCGGACGATCTACGAACGAGAACTCGCTCTCGAACAAAAACGCGTCGACGCTTTGTCCCATTCCCCGACGGCTGATTCGATCCCCAGCGGCCCATCGTTTGGATTTGCCGCTCCCGATGTTCTGCGTGAGCGCACCGACGGACAGGTCGCCGAAGAATTCGATCCAATGATCGATCAATATCCAGGCCTCGTTCTCGGCATTTCGACCTGCAGCATTCGCTATCGCGATGCGGAAAACAACGTTTCAGATCGTTACTACTGCCGCCCGGGCGATGACGTCCGCATGATGTTCCCGAACGCAGGCGATGACACCAAAGTGGTGAACCAGAGGTTCACCGTGGTCGACATGTATGAATCGGGAATGAGTGAATACGACAGCACGTTTGCGTTTTGCCGTCTCGATCAACTTCAAGATTTCCGAGGCATGGTCGATCCAGGCACCGGCGCCCGCAGTGTCACCACCATCCAACTAAAACTGGTCGAAGGCGCCAGCTTGAATGCGGTCCGCGATGCACTTCGCAAGCGATTCCCGCCAGATGTCTATGCTTACGACATTCAAACGTGGCGCGATATGCAAGGCCCACTGCTGGCAGCGGTTCGCTTAGAGACCACGATCCTAAACATTTTGTTGTTCCTAATCATCGCAGTGGCCGGGTTCGGCATTCTGGCAACGTTCTTCATGATTGTCGTCGAAAAGACCCGCGACATCGGAACCCTAAAAGCACTCGGTGCCTCAAGTGGCGGAGTGATGAGCATTTTCTTGAGCTACGGCCTGCTGCTAGGAATCGTGGGGAGCGGTGCGGGACTGATCGGTGGTTTGATATTTGTCGACAACATCAATGCAATCGCCGGCGTGATCGAGAAGATCACCGGCCAGGAAGTGTTTGACCCAACGGTTTACTACTTCACCGAAATCCCGACCATCATTCATCCGTTCACGATGGTATGGGTGATGCTAGGCGCCGTTGCAATTGCGGCGATGGCGAGTGTCCTGCCAGCACTGCGAGCGGCTCGTATGCACCCTGTTCGAGCTTTACGCTTCGAGTAG
- a CDS encoding ABC transporter ATP-binding protein yields the protein MNHETVLSARGIYKSYHKDKIEVPVLRGVDVEVESGIVTALVGRSGSGKSTLMHLMATLDQPDFGEIHFKGKRIDNASRKERDQYRNRDIGIIFQFYHLLPELSAIENVMAPMMIGRSIVDYFLTRKQIRKQAEAMLDRVGLLHRATHKPSEMSGGEMQRAAIARALMASPSLLLADEPTGNLDTETGHEILKLLSELNQNDGLTILMITHDDSIAENADVCHRMCDGQLENAALSLQAA from the coding sequence ATGAATCACGAAACCGTTCTTTCTGCTCGTGGCATCTACAAGAGCTACCACAAAGACAAAATCGAAGTGCCTGTCCTTCGCGGCGTCGATGTGGAGGTTGAATCAGGGATTGTGACAGCATTGGTAGGTCGCAGCGGCAGTGGCAAGAGCACCCTGATGCACCTGATGGCCACCTTGGATCAACCGGACTTTGGTGAAATCCATTTCAAAGGCAAACGAATTGATAACGCGTCTCGCAAGGAACGCGATCAGTATCGCAATCGCGACATTGGAATCATTTTCCAGTTCTATCACCTGCTGCCGGAACTATCAGCGATCGAGAACGTGATGGCTCCGATGATGATTGGACGCAGCATCGTGGATTACTTCCTGACGCGTAAGCAAATTCGCAAACAAGCCGAAGCAATGCTTGACCGTGTGGGATTGCTGCACCGAGCGACGCACAAACCATCGGAGATGAGTGGCGGAGAGATGCAACGAGCAGCGATCGCGCGTGCGTTGATGGCTAGCCCATCGCTGTTGTTGGCCGATGAACCCACTGGCAACCTCGACACCGAGACCGGCCACGAAATCCTGAAGCTGTTGTCGGAACTAAACCAGAACGATGGTTTGACCATTCTGATGATCACGCACGACGACTCCATTGCCGAAAACGCCGACGTTTGCCATCGCATGTGTGACGGACAACTTGAAAACGCAGCACTTTCGCTGCAAGCGGCTTAG